The following proteins are co-located in the Rippkaea orientalis PCC 8801 genome:
- a CDS encoding DUF29 domain-containing protein: MTVITNLKTLYEIDPNQWLEEIIKLLKANRLNELDLENLIEELEALGRSDKNAVESLLEQIIRHLLLLQYWSKEAQYNKFHWQAEITGFRTQLKRKLTNNLRNHLLKELSSLYQDALAYVRQKTSLEVDFPPECPYSLEELLNINWFPNVLLR; encoded by the coding sequence GTGACTGTTATTACTAATTTAAAAACTTTATATGAGATTGATCCTAACCAATGGCTGGAGGAAATCATTAAACTTTTAAAAGCAAATCGCTTAAATGAATTAGATTTAGAAAATTTAATTGAGGAGTTAGAAGCTTTGGGACGGAGTGATAAAAATGCAGTAGAAAGTCTTTTAGAACAGATTATCCGTCACTTATTACTACTTCAATATTGGTCAAAAGAAGCGCAATACAATAAATTTCATTGGCAAGCAGAAATTACAGGATTTCGTACCCAATTAAAGCGCAAACTAACCAACAATTTACGAAATCATTTACTTAAAGAATTATCCTCACTTTATCAGGATGCTTTGGCTTATGTAAGACAGAAAACTAGCTTAGAAGTTGATTTTCCGCCCGAATGTCCTTACTCTTTGGAAGAGTTATTAAATATTAATTGGTTCCCTAATGTATTATTAAGGTAG
- a CDS encoding DUF3727 domain-containing protein, producing MSSFQFSPENEPEEIDSVTLTDDEGRTLECYVENALEAEDGTYLLLMPVDIPVVILAWDDQAEEEEEDSNAILLEDKSEIEGIFPDAKAVLAELDLTLKFTAFTLTVQGELPPIEDDGILTLELDTDDKPLDSEELQFLASFYHQDQKYSIYTPLAPLLFLAKYNLLGEVSLVSPDDARMQPILEELLFDEME from the coding sequence ATGTCCTCGTTCCAATTTAGTCCCGAAAACGAGCCGGAAGAAATTGATAGTGTGACCTTAACCGATGACGAGGGTCGCACGCTAGAATGTTATGTAGAAAACGCCCTAGAAGCAGAAGATGGAACCTATCTTCTTTTAATGCCTGTTGATATTCCGGTTGTTATTTTGGCCTGGGATGATCAAGCAGAAGAAGAGGAAGAAGATTCTAATGCCATTCTATTAGAAGATAAATCAGAGATCGAAGGGATTTTTCCCGATGCTAAAGCAGTTTTAGCTGAACTTGATCTCACGCTTAAATTTACGGCTTTTACCCTCACGGTTCAAGGAGAATTACCTCCTATTGAAGATGATGGTATTCTGACCCTTGAATTAGATACAGACGATAAACCTTTAGATTCAGAAGAATTACAGTTTCTGGCTAGTTTTTATCATCAAGATCAAAAATATTCTATTTATACTCCTTTAGCTCCTCTATTATTTTTAGCTAAATATAATTTATTGGGAGAAGTGTCTTTAGTTTCTCCTGATGATGCACGAATGCAACCGATTTTAGAGGAATTATTATTTGATGAAATGGAATAA
- the coaBC gene encoding bifunctional phosphopantothenoylcysteine decarboxylase/phosphopantothenate--cysteine ligase CoaBC — protein MENWNFSPPSPSNLGDHDVPLVGNHLKNKKIALLITGGIAAFKTPLIARSLRREGANVVAFVSEEATRYVTLDALEWSTNNPVITQLTSAAEHLSDRTPFDAYLVAPATYNTINKLRYGIADGVITSTLASALGRMEQGTTKIMIVPTMHGSLHNSILTESLTFLDSLGVNIMPPRQDYGKNNIPDERNITVELCRLISNSPLKTIPILVTAGPTPVPIDNIRRLTNRFTGRLGAMIAEELYLKGADVTLIQGESSYHPPDYLPYQLAKTYQDYFKLVMDNLSQKSYQFGIFSAAVADYQPETILPGKTPSGEALQSIKLIPTLKVIEEVKNKFPSLYMVTFKYQEQVSHEELMNIAHERINQGYPVVVANRGEEMEEKQDHIAYLVTANKSPKKMIGKQEIAQEIVRHCEVISNPTDEI, from the coding sequence ATGGAAAACTGGAATTTTAGTCCTCCTTCTCCTTCAAATTTAGGAGATCATGATGTTCCTTTAGTGGGCAATCATCTAAAAAATAAAAAGATTGCCCTATTAATTACTGGGGGAATAGCGGCCTTTAAAACGCCATTGATTGCCCGTTCTTTGCGTCGAGAAGGAGCAAATGTTGTCGCTTTTGTATCTGAGGAAGCCACTCGATATGTTACCCTAGATGCCCTAGAATGGAGTACGAATAATCCTGTTATTACTCAATTAACCTCTGCCGCAGAACATTTAAGCGATCGCACTCCTTTTGATGCCTATTTAGTTGCTCCTGCTACCTATAATACCATCAATAAACTGCGCTATGGAATCGCTGATGGTGTCATTACTTCTACCCTAGCATCAGCTTTAGGACGAATGGAACAGGGAACGACAAAAATTATGATTGTTCCCACAATGCACGGCAGTTTACACAATTCTATTTTAACCGAATCTTTGACATTTCTCGATAGTTTAGGGGTTAACATTATGCCCCCTCGACAAGACTATGGTAAGAATAATATTCCCGATGAACGCAATATTACCGTTGAACTTTGTCGTCTTATTAGCAATTCACCGCTTAAGACGATTCCTATCTTAGTTACCGCAGGACCAACTCCTGTACCTATTGATAATATTCGTCGTCTGACTAACCGTTTTACGGGACGTTTAGGGGCAATGATTGCAGAAGAATTGTATCTAAAAGGGGCTGATGTCACATTAATTCAGGGGGAAAGTTCCTATCATCCCCCAGATTATTTACCCTATCAATTAGCCAAAACTTACCAAGACTATTTCAAGTTAGTCATGGATAATTTAAGTCAAAAATCTTATCAATTTGGTATTTTTTCGGCGGCTGTTGCTGACTACCAACCAGAAACGATTCTACCGGGTAAAACTCCCAGTGGTGAAGCCTTACAAAGTATTAAACTTATCCCGACACTCAAGGTAATTGAGGAAGTTAAAAATAAGTTTCCGTCGCTGTATATGGTCACATTCAAGTATCAAGAACAAGTTAGTCACGAAGAATTAATGAATATTGCTCACGAAAGAATTAACCAGGGGTATCCCGTTGTAGTAGCTAACCGAGGGGAAGAAATGGAAGAAAAACAAGACCATATTGCTTATTTAGTAACTGCCAATAAGTCACCCAAAAAGATGATAGGAAAACAAGAAATAGCGCAAGAAATTGTTAGACATTGCGAAGTAATATCTAACCCAACCGACGAAATATAA
- the surE gene encoding 5'/3'-nucleotidase SurE, whose translation MKPLKILISNDDGIFALGIRTLANTLAEAGHEVTVVCPDRERSATGHGLTMHRPIRAEVVENIFDPQVTAWSCSGTPSDCVKFALSAVLESYPDFVISGINHGSNLGTDVLYSGTVSAAMEGTLEGIPSIAISLASFSSREFQPGANFACNLVKQLVNHPLPKTTLLNVNIPPVAENAIMGVKITRQGLRRYAEQFEKRVDPRGNSYYWLAGELVTEIEQPEHIHLPPDIPTDVQAIHHNYITITPLQYNLTDVEGFQYLQRTNWLDTYLDQFSSITDDNV comes from the coding sequence ATGAAACCGCTCAAAATACTCATTAGTAATGATGATGGCATTTTTGCCCTAGGTATCCGTACTTTAGCTAACACTTTAGCTGAAGCTGGCCACGAAGTCACAGTAGTTTGTCCTGACCGTGAACGCTCAGCAACTGGTCACGGGTTAACCATGCACCGTCCCATCCGCGCTGAGGTCGTGGAAAATATTTTTGACCCTCAAGTGACGGCCTGGTCTTGTTCAGGAACCCCCTCAGACTGCGTTAAATTTGCCCTCAGTGCCGTTCTAGAGTCCTATCCTGACTTTGTTATCTCCGGTATCAACCACGGGTCTAATTTGGGCACAGATGTCTTGTATTCAGGGACAGTCTCCGCAGCGATGGAGGGAACTCTCGAAGGTATTCCGAGTATTGCTATCAGTTTAGCCAGTTTTTCCTCACGGGAATTTCAACCTGGGGCGAATTTTGCTTGTAATTTAGTTAAACAACTCGTTAATCACCCCTTACCTAAAACCACCCTCTTAAACGTTAATATTCCCCCCGTTGCTGAAAATGCCATTATGGGAGTTAAAATCACCCGTCAGGGGTTGCGTCGTTATGCAGAACAGTTTGAGAAGCGGGTTGATCCTAGGGGAAATAGCTATTATTGGTTAGCAGGAGAGTTAGTCACGGAAATTGAACAGCCTGAACATATCCATCTTCCTCCCGATATTCCCACCGATGTCCAAGCGATTCACCATAACTACATTACCATTACCCCTTTACAATATAATCTGACAGATGTCGAGGGTTTTCAGTATTTACAGAGAACAAACTGGTTGGACACTTATCTTGATCAATTCTCGTCAATAACTGATGACAATGTGTGA
- a CDS encoding UbiD family decarboxylase, with amino-acid sequence MARDLREFINQLEQRGQLRRIKALVDPDLEIAEISNRMLQAGGPGLLFENVKGSNFPIAINLMGTVERICWAMNMEHPEELETLGKKLALLQQPKPPKKISQAIDFGKVLFDVLKAKPGKTFLPPCQQVVIEKEDLDLNILPLIRPYCGDAGKIITLGLVITKDCETGTPNVGVYRLQLQSKNTMTVHWLSVRGGARHLRKAAENGKKLEIAIALGVDPLIIMAAATPIPVDLSEWLFAGLYGGSGVTLTKCKTLDLEVPADAEFILEGTITPGEVLPDGPFGDHMGYYGGVEDSPLIRFHCLTHRKDPIYLTTFSGRPPKEEAMMAIALNRIYTPILRQQVSEITDFFLPMEALSYKAAIISIDKAYPGQARRAALAFWSALPQFTYTKFVIVVDKDINIRDPRQVVWAISSKVDPSRDVFILPETPFDTLDFASQKLGLGGRMGIDATTKMYPETDHEWGEPLESDIDVAAMVDRRWVEYGLGDIILNEVNANLFGYDIK; translated from the coding sequence ATGGCCAGAGATCTACGGGAATTTATCAACCAACTCGAACAACGGGGACAATTACGACGCATCAAAGCGTTAGTAGACCCCGACTTAGAAATAGCCGAAATATCCAACCGAATGCTACAAGCAGGGGGACCAGGACTCTTATTTGAAAACGTCAAGGGGTCTAACTTTCCCATTGCTATTAACCTCATGGGAACCGTAGAACGCATCTGTTGGGCGATGAATATGGAACACCCCGAAGAATTAGAAACCCTAGGCAAAAAATTAGCCCTATTACAACAACCCAAACCCCCTAAAAAGATCTCCCAAGCCATTGATTTTGGCAAAGTTTTATTTGATGTTCTCAAAGCAAAACCCGGCAAAACTTTTCTCCCACCATGTCAACAAGTTGTCATTGAAAAAGAAGACTTAGATCTTAATATTTTACCCTTAATTCGTCCCTATTGTGGTGACGCAGGGAAAATTATTACCCTAGGATTAGTGATTACTAAAGACTGCGAAACAGGAACCCCCAATGTAGGAGTTTATCGCCTACAATTGCAGTCTAAAAATACCATGACCGTCCATTGGTTATCGGTGAGAGGGGGTGCGAGACATTTACGAAAAGCAGCCGAAAACGGCAAAAAACTAGAAATTGCGATCGCCCTCGGAGTTGATCCCCTAATCATCATGGCCGCGGCCACTCCCATCCCCGTAGACCTCTCAGAATGGCTATTTGCGGGGTTATACGGGGGGTCAGGAGTCACCTTAACCAAATGCAAAACCCTAGACTTAGAAGTCCCTGCGGATGCAGAATTTATCCTAGAAGGAACCATTACTCCCGGGGAAGTCCTCCCCGATGGACCCTTTGGCGATCACATGGGGTATTACGGAGGAGTTGAAGATTCTCCCCTGATTCGTTTTCATTGTTTAACCCATCGCAAAGATCCGATTTATTTAACCACCTTTAGCGGTCGTCCCCCCAAAGAAGAAGCGATGATGGCTATTGCTTTAAACCGAATTTATACCCCTATTTTACGACAGCAAGTCTCTGAAATAACGGACTTTTTCCTACCCATGGAAGCGTTGAGTTATAAAGCGGCTATTATCTCGATTGATAAAGCTTATCCAGGTCAAGCAAGACGTGCTGCGTTAGCCTTTTGGAGTGCCTTACCTCAGTTTACCTATACCAAATTTGTCATCGTTGTAGACAAGGATATTAACATTCGAGATCCCCGTCAAGTGGTCTGGGCAATTAGTTCTAAAGTTGACCCATCCAGAGATGTTTTTATCTTACCAGAAACGCCTTTTGATACCTTAGATTTTGCAAGTCAAAAATTAGGATTAGGGGGAAGAATGGGGATCGATGCGACAACAAAAATGTATCCTGAAACTGATCACGAATGGGGAGAACCGTTAGAGTCAGATATTGATGTTGCAGCCATGGTTGATCGTCGTTGGGTTGAGTATGGATTAGGGGATATTATCCTCAATGAAGTTAATGCTAATCTCTTTGGTTATGACATTAAATAA
- a CDS encoding Uma2 family endonuclease, with protein MTSTISSPISIPYLPTQNELPTEDNIPMETQRHKTQMELLIETFYVWLEDQDRGYASGNMLIYFSLDQLKNRDFRRPDFFAVLDVPKGERKSWVVWEEGKAPDVVIELLSESTSEADKTEKKNIYQNQLWVPEYYWFDPFNIEDFAGFSLQNGLYQPIIPNENKSFISQRLGLALVYWQGVYSTINTTWIRWATLEREIVPTYAEKAQQEAQCAIAQLKQAAKKLLQQGMTITQVAQITGLSETELQAMENS; from the coding sequence ATGACTAGCACAATTTCTTCTCCTATTAGTATTCCTTATTTACCGACTCAAAACGAACTTCCCACAGAAGATAATATTCCGATGGAAACCCAACGCCATAAAACTCAAATGGAATTACTCATAGAAACCTTTTATGTTTGGCTAGAAGACCAAGATCGAGGTTATGCCAGTGGTAATATGTTGATTTATTTTAGTTTAGATCAATTAAAAAATCGCGACTTTAGAAGACCTGACTTCTTTGCGGTGCTTGATGTCCCTAAAGGAGAACGGAAAAGTTGGGTCGTTTGGGAAGAAGGAAAAGCCCCCGATGTCGTTATTGAATTATTATCAGAAAGTACATCGGAAGCCGATAAAACAGAGAAAAAAAACATTTATCAAAATCAATTGTGGGTTCCTGAATATTATTGGTTTGATCCGTTTAATATTGAAGACTTTGCCGGATTTAGTCTACAAAATGGACTGTATCAACCGATAATTCCCAATGAAAATAAAAGCTTTATTAGTCAAAGATTAGGGTTAGCTTTGGTCTATTGGCAAGGAGTCTATAGTACGATTAACACGACCTGGATTCGTTGGGCTACCCTAGAAAGGGAAATTGTGCCAACCTATGCAGAAAAAGCGCAACAGGAGGCTCAATGCGCGATCGCACAACTGAAACAAGCTGCTAAAAAGCTTTTACAACAAGGAATGACAATTACCCAAGTTGCTCAAATTACAGGATTATCCGAAACTGAGTTACAGGCAATGGAGAATAGTTGA
- a CDS encoding toll/interleukin-1 receptor domain-containing protein: MSEGFEFDVFLAHNSVDKPHVREISNKLRERGLKPWLDEEQIPPGMSFQDEIQKAIPLIKSAAIIIGTQGLGKWQIMELRSLITKFVNLKIPVIPVLLPGVNNIPGDLLFLQELNWVKFEQIDDATAFYRLEWGITQVKPELHPKTVQLTAEEWFNLGYNKGESGDNQGAIADFNQAIKIKSDLAEAYYNRGLAKSNLGDYQGAISDYNQAIEIKPDYAAAYNNRGLTKYNLGDNQGAITDYTQAIEIKPDDADAYYNRGLAKYNLGDKQGAIADYNQAIKIKPDYATAYNNRGNAKYNLGDKQGAIADYNQAIKIKPDYTLAYICCGLAKSNLGDNQGAITDYNQAIKIKPDYADAYICRGNAKKNLGDNQGAIADYNQAAQLYSQQNNMEWYLKALEKIKKLEQ, from the coding sequence ATGTCTGAGGGGTTCGAGTTTGATGTGTTTCTAGCGCATAATAGTGTGGATAAACCCCATGTTAGGGAGATTAGTAACAAACTAAGGGAACGAGGGTTAAAACCTTGGCTAGATGAGGAACAAATCCCTCCTGGGATGTCATTTCAGGATGAAATTCAAAAAGCGATTCCCCTGATTAAATCGGCAGCTATTATTATTGGTACTCAGGGATTAGGAAAATGGCAGATCATGGAACTGCGATCGCTTATCACTAAATTTGTGAATCTAAAAATTCCTGTTATTCCTGTTTTGTTGCCAGGGGTTAATAATATTCCAGGTGATTTACTATTCCTACAAGAACTTAATTGGGTTAAGTTTGAACAGATTGATGATGCTACGGCTTTTTATCGGCTAGAGTGGGGCATTACTCAGGTTAAGCCGGAGTTACATCCCAAAACTGTACAATTGACTGCCGAGGAATGGTTTAACCTTGGCTATAACAAGGGTGAATCAGGAGACAACCAAGGTGCGATCGCTGACTTTAATCAAGCCATTAAAATCAAATCCGACTTGGCAGAAGCGTACTACAATCGCGGGTTAGCCAAGTCTAACTTAGGAGACTATCAAGGTGCGATCTCTGACTACAATCAAGCCATTGAAATCAAACCCGACTATGCTGCTGCCTACAACAATCGTGGATTAACTAAGTATAACTTAGGAGACAACCAAGGTGCGATCACAGACTACACTCAAGCGATTGAAATCAAACCCGACGATGCTGATGCCTACTATAATCGCGGGTTAGCCAAGTATAACTTAGGAGACAAGCAAGGGGCGATCGCTGACTACAATCAAGCGATTAAAATCAAACCCGACTATGCTACTGCCTACAACAATCGCGGGAATGCTAAGTATAACTTAGGAGACAAGCAAGGGGCGATCGCTGACTACAATCAAGCGATTAAAATCAAACCCGACTATACCCTTGCCTACATCTGTTGCGGGTTAGCCAAGTCTAACTTAGGAGACAACCAAGGTGCGATCACTGACTACAATCAAGCGATTAAAATCAAACCCGACTATGCTGATGCCTACATCTGTCGCGGGAATGCCAAGAAAAACTTAGGAGACAACCAAGGTGCGATCGCTGACTACAATCAAGCAGCACAACTTTACTCGCAGCAAAATAATATGGAATGGTATCTTAAAGCCCTTGAAAAGATCAAAAAACTTGAACAATGA
- the pheS gene encoding phenylalanine--tRNA ligase subunit alpha: MATTSNPLESELQTLQQQAQEAIATVPNLEELEQLRINYLGKKGQLSQILRGMGKLSAEERPRIGSLANEVKEALQASLDQQKASLQTAQIQAKLAAETLDVTMPGVSRPLGRLHPLNSTIDRVLDIFVGLGYTVATGPHLETDYYNFEALNIPPDHPARDMQDTFFLADGRLLRTHTSPVQIRYMESHEPPIRIVAPGRVYRRDTVDATHSAVFHQVEILAVDKGLTFTDLKGTIKEFLRQMFGEELPVKFRASYFPFTEPSAEVDVQWQGKWLEVMGCGMVDPNVLKAVGYDPEVYTGFAAGLGIERFAMVLHKIDDIRRLYNSDMRFLSQF, from the coding sequence ATGGCCACAACCTCTAACCCCCTAGAAAGCGAATTACAAACCTTACAACAACAAGCACAAGAGGCGATCGCCACTGTCCCCAATTTAGAAGAACTGGAACAACTTCGCATCAACTATCTAGGAAAAAAAGGTCAACTCTCTCAAATTTTGCGAGGAATGGGCAAACTCAGCGCGGAAGAACGCCCTCGCATTGGATCTTTAGCCAATGAGGTCAAAGAAGCCCTCCAAGCGAGTCTAGACCAACAAAAGGCTTCCCTGCAAACTGCCCAAATTCAAGCCAAACTCGCGGCAGAAACCCTTGATGTTACCATGCCAGGGGTCAGTCGTCCTTTAGGTCGTCTCCATCCCCTCAATAGCACCATTGACCGGGTTTTAGATATCTTTGTTGGACTGGGGTACACGGTAGCAACCGGACCCCATCTAGAGACGGATTATTATAATTTTGAGGCGTTAAATATTCCCCCCGACCATCCTGCGCGGGATATGCAGGACACCTTCTTTTTGGCCGATGGCCGTCTGTTACGGACTCATACGTCTCCTGTACAAATTCGCTACATGGAAAGCCACGAACCCCCTATCCGTATTGTCGCACCTGGCCGAGTCTATCGTCGGGATACAGTGGATGCCACCCATTCGGCGGTGTTTCATCAGGTGGAAATTTTAGCGGTGGATAAAGGATTGACCTTTACTGACCTAAAAGGGACTATTAAGGAGTTTTTACGGCAAATGTTCGGGGAAGAATTACCCGTCAAATTCCGCGCCAGTTATTTTCCCTTTACGGAACCCTCGGCGGAAGTAGACGTACAATGGCAAGGAAAATGGTTAGAGGTGATGGGATGCGGTATGGTTGATCCCAATGTGCTTAAAGCCGTAGGCTATGATCCTGAAGTGTATACAGGGTTCGCTGCAGGTTTGGGGATAGAACGGTTTGCCATGGTTCTGCACAAAATTGACGATATTCGCCGTCTTTATAACAGCGATATGCGCTTTTTAAGTCAGTTTTAA
- a CDS encoding choice-of-anchor I family protein, with amino-acid sequence MRFPLVSNSFPQLCLTIIPVTVMLVGFTDSANALSISRLGSFETGQSAGSEISAYDPTSQRLFVTNGANNRIDILSITDPSNPTKFGEIDLASLGGGVNSVAVKNGLVAAAVQANTVTDPGTVAFFDVSGTFLNSITVGALPDMLTFTPDRTKLLVANEGEPNQDYSIDPEGSISIIDLSLGVASATTTTADFSAFNSSNLDPNVRIFGPGATIQQDLEPEYIAVSGDGQTAFITLQENNAFAILDIPNATITDVVGLGFKDHNLPGNGLDASDRDTGINIQNWPVFGMYQPDAISSFQVGNQTYYITANEGDARDYDTFSEEVRVNGVTLDPTAFPNSSTLRQNTNLGRLNITNTLGDTDGDGDFDALYAFGARSFSIWDDQGNLVFDSGDDLEQITASLLPSLFNSQGTVTDFDTRSDNKGPEPEGITVGQVGNSLYSFVGLERIGGFMVYDLTDPTNPLFVHYQNDTAIGDISPEGLLFISAEDSPNGQSLLVLTNEVSGNTVIYSVTTPEPASILGLMMVGLIGGLTRKSSTKQK; translated from the coding sequence ATGCGCTTTCCTTTGGTTTCCAACTCTTTCCCTCAGCTTTGTCTTACAATTATTCCTGTTACCGTTATGTTAGTAGGATTTACCGATTCAGCCAATGCTTTAAGTATTAGCCGTCTTGGGAGTTTTGAAACAGGACAATCAGCCGGATCAGAAATTTCAGCTTATGATCCAACGAGTCAACGATTATTTGTTACTAATGGAGCCAATAATCGCATCGATATCTTAAGCATTACTGATCCTAGTAATCCTACTAAATTTGGTGAAATTGATCTGGCTTCTTTAGGAGGTGGAGTTAATAGTGTTGCTGTCAAAAATGGACTTGTAGCTGCCGCAGTTCAAGCTAATACCGTTACCGATCCTGGTACAGTTGCTTTTTTTGATGTTAGCGGAACTTTCCTTAATAGTATAACCGTGGGAGCGTTACCTGATATGTTAACGTTTACCCCTGATAGGACTAAACTTTTAGTTGCTAATGAAGGCGAACCTAATCAAGACTATAGCATTGATCCAGAGGGATCAATTAGTATTATTGATTTGTCTTTGGGAGTCGCTTCTGCAACAACAACCACAGCCGATTTTAGTGCTTTTAATAGTAGCAATCTTGATCCTAATGTGCGTATTTTTGGACCAGGAGCAACTATACAACAAGATTTAGAACCCGAATATATTGCCGTTTCTGGTGATGGTCAAACCGCTTTTATTACGCTACAAGAAAACAATGCTTTTGCTATTCTCGATATTCCTAACGCAACCATAACGGATGTTGTTGGCCTGGGGTTTAAAGACCATAATTTACCCGGAAATGGTTTAGATGCTAGTGATAGAGATACTGGTATTAACATCCAAAATTGGCCGGTTTTTGGGATGTATCAACCGGATGCAATTAGCTCTTTTCAAGTTGGTAATCAAACCTATTATATCACGGCAAATGAAGGAGATGCTCGTGATTATGATACTTTTTCAGAAGAAGTAAGAGTTAACGGTGTTACCCTTGATCCAACCGCTTTTCCGAATAGTTCTACCTTACGACAGAATACTAATTTAGGTCGTCTTAATATTACTAATACCCTAGGAGATACCGATGGAGATGGGGACTTTGATGCGCTTTATGCGTTTGGGGCTCGTTCCTTTTCAATTTGGGATGATCAAGGTAATTTAGTGTTTGATAGTGGGGATGATTTAGAACAAATTACCGCTTCTTTATTGCCTTCACTGTTTAATTCCCAAGGAACCGTTACTGATTTTGATACTCGCAGCGATAATAAAGGACCTGAACCTGAAGGAATAACCGTTGGACAAGTTGGAAATAGTCTCTATAGTTTTGTGGGATTAGAACGCATTGGGGGCTTTATGGTTTATGATCTGACTGACCCAACTAATCCCCTATTTGTTCACTATCAAAATGACACTGCCATAGGTGATATTAGTCCTGAAGGGTTATTATTTATCTCGGCTGAAGATAGTCCTAATGGTCAATCTTTATTAGTGTTAACTAACGAAGTTAGCGGTAATACTGTTATTTATTCAGTAACTACCCCTGAACCTGCTTCTATTTTAGGATTAATGATGGTTGGTTTGATAGGAGGTTTAACTCGTAAATCTTCCACTAAGCAAAAATAA
- a CDS encoding IS4 family transposase: MVRSFPKVIKSILRPLPKNDYPVLNTFLFVSCWLEYVMDKSVVSMRDLFKRLNNQGIDLKFSNFSKASKRRDFQVFLDIINQLKKELQQHKGEKKARSYFPIDSTVISLTSKLLWSQGYHQVKLFCGLDSWTSEPGGIVINFGQGHDHKYGHQTVKSIPENSVGIMDRGFASCQRIKELKEKENKAFVLRIKNNLSLEMLENGRSKVGKDGREVEIRVVAFCDLEKRTEFRLATNLSGFGEEAVSNEEIAEIYIQRWQIELLWKFLKMHLKLDRLMTKNENGIRIQIYCCLIAYLILQLIEIPQEFGKSILDKLRYLQSYMCQEISYVHWFRKLIWLR, translated from the coding sequence ATTGTACGAAGTTTTCCCAAAGTTATTAAATCTATTTTGAGACCGTTACCCAAAAATGATTATCCAGTTCTCAATACATTTTTATTTGTCTCCTGCTGGTTAGAGTATGTGATGGATAAAAGTGTAGTCAGTATGCGGGATTTATTTAAAAGATTAAATAATCAAGGAATAGACTTAAAATTTTCTAATTTTTCTAAGGCTAGTAAAAGAAGAGACTTTCAGGTATTTCTTGATATTATTAATCAGTTAAAAAAGGAACTTCAACAACATAAAGGAGAAAAAAAAGCTCGTTCTTATTTTCCGATTGATTCAACCGTTATTAGTTTAACAAGTAAACTCTTATGGAGCCAAGGATATCATCAAGTAAAATTATTTTGTGGACTTGATAGTTGGACATCAGAACCCGGTGGAATAGTCATTAATTTTGGGCAAGGACATGACCATAAATATGGTCATCAAACAGTAAAATCTATACCAGAAAACAGTGTAGGTATAATGGATAGAGGCTTTGCTTCTTGTCAAAGAATCAAAGAATTAAAAGAAAAAGAAAATAAGGCATTTGTTTTAAGAATTAAAAATAATCTAAGTTTAGAAATGTTGGAAAATGGCCGAAGTAAAGTGGGAAAAGATGGACGGGAGGTAGAAATTAGAGTAGTAGCATTTTGTGATTTAGAAAAGCGAACAGAATTTCGATTAGCTACTAATTTATCTGGGTTTGGGGAAGAAGCAGTAAGCAATGAAGAAATAGCTGAGATATATATACAGAGATGGCAGATAGAGTTACTCTGGAAGTTTTTAAAAATGCACTTAAAGTTAGACAGATTAATGACTAAAAATGAGAATGGAATTCGGATTCAAATTTATTGTTGTTTAATTGCTTATCTAATTTTACAACTAATAGAAATTCCTCAAGAATTTGGGAAAAGTATATTAGATAAACTTCGGTATCTTCAGTCCTATATGTGTCAAGAAATCAGTTATGTACATTGGTTCAGAAAACTAATCTGGTTAAGGTAA